One part of the Truepera radiovictrix DSM 17093 genome encodes these proteins:
- a CDS encoding acyl-CoA dehydrogenase family protein, which produces MEFALSEDLLMMQRTVRDFAQKEIAPIAAELDRYPRFPWPTLRKMGELGLLGMTTPECYGGLGLGTLDYVVMLEEISAADASHGTIMSVTSGLPQTMLVHYGTEAQKARYLPKLASGEWIGAFCLSEPHAGSDAAAITTRARKVEGGYVLSGTKAWITSGGEAQVYLVMAKTDPSAGPRGVSCFVVDKGTPGMHFGKPEEKLGQHAATTTSVIFEDCFVPDGALVGPKGQGLVIALESLDGGRIGIAAQAVGIARAALEAALAYAGERRTFGKPIREHQGVAFKLADMATRVDAARLLTQRAAWLKDHGYRVTQEASMAKLFASETASFVTHAALQVLGGYGYSKDYPVERYFRDARVTEIYEGTSEIQRIVIARQLYREA; this is translated from the coding sequence ATGGAGTTCGCCCTCTCCGAAGACCTCCTCATGATGCAGCGCACCGTGCGCGACTTTGCCCAAAAGGAGATCGCCCCCATCGCCGCCGAGCTCGACCGCTACCCGCGCTTTCCCTGGCCGACGCTGCGCAAAATGGGTGAGCTGGGCCTACTAGGGATGACCACCCCCGAGTGCTACGGCGGTCTAGGGTTGGGGACGCTCGACTACGTGGTGATGCTCGAGGAGATCTCCGCCGCCGACGCCTCGCACGGCACCATCATGAGCGTTACCAGCGGCCTCCCGCAGACCATGCTGGTGCACTACGGCACCGAAGCCCAAAAGGCGCGCTACTTGCCCAAGCTCGCTTCGGGCGAGTGGATCGGCGCCTTTTGCCTCTCGGAGCCGCACGCCGGTTCGGACGCCGCTGCCATCACCACCCGCGCCCGCAAGGTCGAAGGGGGCTACGTGCTCTCCGGGACAAAAGCCTGGATCACCTCGGGGGGCGAGGCGCAGGTGTACCTGGTGATGGCCAAAACCGATCCGAGTGCGGGGCCGCGCGGGGTGTCGTGCTTCGTGGTCGACAAGGGCACCCCGGGGATGCACTTCGGCAAACCCGAGGAGAAGCTCGGACAGCACGCGGCGACGACCACGAGCGTGATCTTCGAGGACTGCTTCGTGCCCGATGGCGCGCTCGTCGGCCCCAAGGGGCAGGGGCTGGTGATCGCGCTCGAGTCGCTCGACGGCGGGCGCATCGGTATCGCGGCGCAGGCGGTCGGTATCGCCCGGGCCGCTCTCGAGGCGGCTCTGGCCTACGCCGGCGAACGCCGCACCTTCGGCAAACCCATCCGCGAGCACCAGGGGGTGGCCTTTAAGCTCGCCGACATGGCGACCCGCGTCGACGCCGCGCGGCTACTCACCCAGCGCGCCGCGTGGCTTAAAGACCACGGTTACCGCGTCACCCAGGAGGCGTCGATGGCCAAGCTCTTCGCTTCTGAAACGGCCTCGTTCGTCACCCACGCGGCGCTGCAGGTTTTGGGCGGTTACGGCTACTCCAAAGACTATCCCGTCGAGCGTTACTTTAGAGACGCCCGCGTGACCGAGATCTACGAGGGCACGAGCGAAATTCAGCGCATCGTGATCGCGCGGCAGCTCTACCGGGAGGCGTAG
- a CDS encoding DUF4870 domain-containing protein, giving the protein MDETQADLTGAPTPLSPTPDEVRWGILAHLSLYVVFLGLPSAVGPLAVWLLRRGESAFGDAQALEALNFGLSALIYLVGLSVLGVAALIGGSAEGLALVALALLALVVGSLVLPVVAAVRASSGERYRYPLTLRLL; this is encoded by the coding sequence GTGGACGAGACGCAAGCCGACCTTACGGGGGCGCCGACGCCCCTTTCACCGACACCCGACGAGGTGCGTTGGGGCATCCTGGCGCACCTCTCGTTGTACGTCGTCTTTCTGGGGCTGCCGAGCGCCGTCGGCCCGCTCGCGGTGTGGCTTTTGAGGCGCGGCGAGAGCGCCTTCGGCGACGCGCAGGCTCTGGAGGCGCTCAACTTCGGCCTCTCGGCGCTCATCTATCTCGTCGGGCTCAGTGTGCTCGGCGTCGCCGCGCTTATCGGGGGGAGCGCCGAGGGGCTCGCGCTGGTCGCGCTGGCGCTGCTCGCGCTCGTCGTGGGGTCGCTCGTGCTGCCCGTCGTCGCGGCGGTGCGCGCCTCGAGCGGCGAGCGCTACCGCTACCCGCTGACGCTGCGGCTGCTCTAG
- the trpB gene encoding tryptophan synthase subunit beta, producing the protein MFPLPDSRGRYGAFGGRFVPETLIPALDDLTRAYRDASADPAFRRAFEHYLKTFVGRPSTLYLAENLTKHCGGAKIYLKREDLNHTGAHKINNTVGQALLAKRLGKERVIAETGAGQHGVATATAAALFGLKCVVYMGAEDVRRQALNVFRMKLLGAEVREVTSGTHTLKDATNEAIRDWVTNVRDTFYIIGSVVGPHPYPMMVRDFQSVIGFETMAQLEAQEGRRVPDAVVACVGGGSNAIGLFAPYAYLPDGERPKLYGVEAAGHGMASGAHAASITAGKKGVLHGALMYLMSDEDGQIRPAHSVSAGLDYPGVGPEHSYYADAGLAEYVGVDDAQALEAFEALSRIEGIIPALETAHAVFYAMQLARAMRPEELIVVNLSGRGDKDVTEAMRVMKLQENREQN; encoded by the coding sequence ATGTTCCCCCTACCCGACAGCCGCGGGCGTTACGGCGCGTTCGGTGGGCGCTTCGTCCCCGAAACGCTGATCCCCGCCCTTGACGACCTGACGCGCGCGTACCGCGACGCGAGCGCCGACCCCGCGTTTCGGCGCGCGTTCGAGCACTACCTCAAGACCTTCGTGGGGCGCCCGAGCACGCTCTACCTCGCCGAGAACCTGACCAAACACTGCGGCGGCGCCAAGATCTACCTTAAACGCGAGGACCTCAACCACACGGGCGCGCACAAGATCAACAACACCGTCGGCCAGGCGCTGCTCGCCAAGCGCCTCGGCAAGGAGCGCGTCATCGCCGAGACCGGCGCGGGGCAGCACGGCGTCGCCACGGCGACCGCCGCGGCCCTCTTTGGCCTTAAGTGCGTCGTCTACATGGGCGCGGAGGACGTACGCCGCCAAGCCCTCAACGTCTTCCGGATGAAGCTCCTAGGCGCCGAGGTGCGCGAGGTCACCAGCGGCACCCACACCCTCAAAGACGCCACCAACGAGGCCATCCGCGACTGGGTGACGAACGTCCGGGACACCTTCTACATCATCGGCTCGGTCGTCGGCCCGCACCCGTACCCCATGATGGTGCGCGACTTTCAGAGCGTGATCGGCTTTGAGACGATGGCGCAGCTTGAAGCGCAGGAGGGCCGCCGCGTGCCCGACGCCGTGGTCGCGTGCGTCGGCGGCGGTTCGAACGCCATCGGGCTCTTTGCGCCGTACGCCTATCTCCCCGACGGGGAGCGGCCCAAGCTCTACGGGGTCGAGGCGGCGGGGCACGGGATGGCCTCGGGCGCCCACGCCGCGAGCATCACGGCGGGCAAAAAGGGTGTGTTGCACGGCGCCCTGATGTACCTCATGTCGGACGAGGACGGGCAGATCCGGCCCGCGCACTCGGTCTCGGCGGGGCTGGACTACCCCGGCGTCGGCCCGGAGCACTCGTACTACGCCGACGCCGGGCTCGCCGAGTACGTCGGCGTCGACGACGCGCAGGCCTTGGAGGCTTTTGAAGCGCTCAGCCGCATCGAGGGCATCATCCCCGCGTTAGAGACCGCCCACGCGGTGTTTTACGCCATGCAGCTCGCCCGCGCGATGCGACCCGAAGAGCTCATCGTCGTCAACCTCTCGGGGCGCGGCGACAAGGACGTCACCGAAGCGATGCGCGTCATGAAGCTGCAGGAGAACCGTGAGCAGAATTGA
- the trpA gene encoding tryptophan synthase subunit alpha has product MSRIERAFERARAEGRAAFIPFLTAGFPDERRFLAEARALLEVADVLEVGLPYSDPLGDGPTIQRASERALAQGMTTRKTFELVAELRAQSDKAIVLMTYYNPIYCYSHGARGEAGFVADLKAAGADGVILPDLPPDEADTLLPAARAAALDTIFLVAPTSTDARLKLVTAACRGFVYAVSVTGVTGARAALPEDVPNLVRRTKAVSDLPVAVGFGVAHAQSARAVAAVADGVVVGSALIGALERGEALAPLARELAAACSKEVTAP; this is encoded by the coding sequence GTGAGCAGAATTGAGCGCGCGTTCGAGCGCGCGAGAGCCGAAGGCCGCGCGGCCTTTATCCCCTTCCTAACGGCTGGTTTTCCCGACGAACGGCGTTTTCTGGCGGAGGCGCGCGCGCTTTTAGAGGTCGCCGACGTGCTCGAGGTCGGTCTCCCCTACTCCGACCCCTTGGGCGACGGCCCGACCATCCAGCGCGCCTCGGAGCGCGCCCTCGCGCAGGGGATGACCACGCGCAAAACGTTTGAGCTCGTCGCCGAGCTGCGCGCGCAGAGCGACAAGGCCATCGTGCTGATGACCTACTACAACCCCATCTACTGCTACAGCCACGGGGCGCGGGGCGAAGCGGGTTTCGTGGCCGACCTCAAGGCCGCGGGCGCCGACGGCGTGATCCTCCCCGACCTCCCCCCCGATGAGGCCGACACGCTCCTGCCCGCAGCGCGCGCCGCGGCGCTCGACACCATCTTCCTGGTCGCCCCGACCTCCACGGACGCGCGGCTAAAACTTGTCACCGCAGCGTGCCGCGGGTTTGTCTACGCGGTCTCGGTCACGGGGGTGACGGGGGCGCGCGCGGCGCTCCCCGAGGACGTCCCCAACCTCGTGCGGCGCACCAAGGCGGTGAGCGACCTGCCGGTGGCGGTCGGCTTCGGGGTAGCACACGCCCAGAGCGCTCGAGCCGTCGCGGCGGTCGCCGACGGCGTGGTGGTCGGCTCGGCGCTGATCGGCGCCTTGGAGCGCGGCGAGGCGTTGGCGCCGCTCGCGCGCGAGCTCGCGGCAGCGTGCAGCAAAGAGGTCACGGCGCCTTAG
- a CDS encoding TatD family hydrolase — MTDSHCHLTACADPDAAASPELRALITVGTDLQDAERALELAERHPNVWVALGHHPNDAHSATPTARRQLAALVTHPKVVGVGETGFDTYWHSSPLGEQRELFFWHAELAAAHAKALVLHVRDESGGETASREAARCLAEAGLAGGILHCFNGHPELLETGLELGWYVSFAGNLTYKNAARLREVAAQVPAERLLVETDSPYLTPQPRRGERNVPHNVRYTAMTLAQVRGVTLEALERLTDDNAARVYGLAAGAPTAT, encoded by the coding sequence ATGACCGACAGCCACTGCCACCTCACCGCGTGCGCCGACCCCGACGCGGCCGCCTCACCGGAGCTGCGCGCGCTGATCACCGTCGGCACCGACCTCCAGGACGCCGAGCGCGCGCTCGAGCTCGCCGAACGCCACCCCAACGTCTGGGTCGCGCTCGGCCACCACCCCAACGACGCCCACAGCGCCACCCCAACAGCGCGCCGCCAGCTCGCCGCGCTCGTGACGCACCCCAAAGTCGTCGGGGTCGGCGAGACGGGTTTCGACACCTATTGGCACAGCTCCCCCTTGGGGGAGCAACGCGAGCTGTTTTTCTGGCACGCCGAGCTCGCCGCAGCCCACGCCAAAGCGCTCGTCTTGCACGTGCGCGACGAGTCGGGGGGGGAGACGGCGTCACGAGAGGCCGCGCGCTGCCTCGCCGAAGCGGGGCTCGCGGGGGGGATCTTGCACTGCTTTAACGGCCACCCGGAGCTCCTCGAGACCGGCCTGGAGCTCGGCTGGTACGTCTCATTTGCAGGCAACCTCACCTACAAAAACGCCGCTAGGTTGCGCGAGGTCGCCGCGCAGGTGCCCGCGGAGCGGCTGCTCGTCGAGACCGACAGCCCCTACCTGACCCCCCAACCCAGGCGCGGCGAACGCAACGTGCCGCACAACGTCCGTTACACGGCGATGACCCTCGCCCAGGTGCGCGGGGTCACGCTGGAGGCGCTCGAGCGCCTCACCGACGACAACGCCGCGCGCGTTTACGGGCTCGCTGCGGGGGCGCCTACGGCGACTTGA
- a CDS encoding alpha/beta fold hydrolase — protein sequence MSGLGDAWAPKGAFLDEVYRLEVPGAELYVEQVGPHDASAVLYLHGGPGYNSYSFRELMGDELGRYRMLYADQRGAGRSRTLPGADPGSSFDVATLAGDALHVLDALGVARATLLAHGFGATVAAAAFARAPERVERLVWVNPWVDMPALAGTLQQLAAELDPAPHHPLEGGAGDPQDDLLPAERVEAAARAVGGKRLFDALLFCKPSSRLKLEHLDAEGFSELASGGASEAAPSRLWEVRAELAPLRRAPRPTVVLVGRDDRSCYPAQAERVLEGLPHALFSLLEAAHYPWLDDPETFTALLHEALSLPAGR from the coding sequence GTGAGCGGCCTCGGTGACGCTTGGGCGCCAAAGGGCGCGTTTCTCGACGAGGTGTACCGCCTCGAGGTGCCGGGCGCCGAGCTCTACGTCGAGCAGGTCGGACCGCACGACGCGAGCGCGGTGCTCTACCTCCACGGCGGCCCCGGTTATAACAGCTACTCGTTTCGCGAGCTCATGGGCGACGAGCTCGGGCGCTACCGGATGCTCTACGCCGATCAGCGCGGGGCGGGGCGGAGCCGCACCCTACCGGGCGCCGACCCCGGCTCGAGCTTCGACGTCGCGACCCTCGCCGGTGACGCGCTGCACGTTTTGGACGCGCTCGGCGTCGCGCGCGCGACGCTGCTCGCGCACGGCTTCGGGGCGACCGTCGCCGCCGCCGCGTTCGCCCGCGCCCCCGAACGCGTCGAGCGGCTCGTGTGGGTCAACCCGTGGGTCGACATGCCCGCCCTGGCGGGGACGCTCCAGCAGCTCGCCGCCGAGCTAGACCCCGCCCCCCATCACCCCTTGGAGGGGGGTGCGGGCGACCCTCAAGACGACCTCCTTCCCGCCGAGCGGGTCGAGGCGGCCGCTCGAGCCGTGGGCGGCAAACGGCTTTTCGACGCCCTCCTCTTTTGCAAACCGAGCAGCCGCCTTAAGCTCGAGCACCTCGACGCCGAGGGGTTTAGCGAGCTCGCTAGCGGCGGCGCGTCTGAAGCGGCGCCGAGCCGCCTCTGGGAGGTGCGCGCCGAGCTGGCGCCGCTAAGGCGCGCGCCGCGGCCCACGGTCGTGCTCGTCGGCCGCGACGACCGCAGCTGCTACCCCGCACAGGCCGAGCGCGTGTTAGAGGGGCTGCCCCACGCCCTTTTCAGCCTTTTAGAGGCGGCTCACTACCCCTGGTTGGACGACCCGGAGACCTTTACCGCCCTTTTGCACGAGGCGCTGAGCCTCCCTGCGGGGCGCTAG
- a CDS encoding YqeG family HAD IIIA-type phosphatase yields MLLRPDAVVASVTEVTPELLRELGVRAVMVDLDDTLVPAGSELLEPLFRAWLSELVAAGFPVVILSNGERRRVERYARELGVRGLALVGKPFRHAFRRGLRLLGTPPHETAMVGDQLFTDVLGANLIGLRSVLVSPLSPGKLLHTRALRRLERRLLRRWQRDLAQLQGAGCDEPPKASPRLSTPPRRGWGLWPSCQ; encoded by the coding sequence ATGCTGCTGCGCCCTGACGCCGTCGTGGCCTCGGTGACCGAGGTCACCCCCGAACTGCTACGCGAGCTCGGCGTGCGCGCGGTGATGGTCGACCTCGACGACACCCTCGTCCCCGCCGGCAGCGAGCTGCTCGAACCGCTCTTTCGCGCCTGGCTCAGCGAGCTCGTCGCGGCGGGCTTTCCGGTGGTGATCCTTAGCAACGGGGAGCGCAGACGGGTCGAGCGCTACGCCCGCGAGCTCGGCGTGCGCGGGCTGGCGCTCGTCGGCAAACCCTTTCGCCACGCCTTTCGCCGCGGGCTTCGCCTCCTCGGCACGCCGCCCCACGAGACGGCGATGGTCGGCGACCAACTCTTCACCGACGTCTTGGGCGCTAACCTCATCGGGTTGCGCTCGGTGCTCGTCTCCCCCCTGTCGCCCGGCAAGCTGCTCCACACCCGCGCGCTGCGCCGCTTGGAGCGGCGGCTCTTGCGCCGCTGGCAGCGCGACCTCGCTCAGCTGCAGGGCGCGGGGTGCGACGAACCGCCCAAGGCGTCGCCCCGGCTGTCTACGCCACCAAGGAGGGGGTGGGGGCTGTGGCCGTCCTGTCAATAG